The following proteins are encoded in a genomic region of Triticum dicoccoides isolate Atlit2015 ecotype Zavitan chromosome 1B, WEW_v2.0, whole genome shotgun sequence:
- the LOC119327905 gene encoding 5-amino-6-(5-phospho-D-ribitylamino)uracil phosphatase, chloroplastic-like, with protein sequence MESCSFRTATSPSPFPSAPSSSSSPRAPYPNLRFARARNGRQMRMRRMASGFDAFPPLPGKVFVEETIGAEYGEGFETFRMDGPLNIDVDYLNEKLQECFLQRIRHAMKPDEAFGLIFSWDNVIADTDSLKLDAWRQLALEEGKDIPTAAHIQKSIIHGAADHVLRKVLYWAKEDDQMERLKARLIELYYESLFKLDTPVEGLREWLDAVRTAGIPCAVASSLDRRCMVEALDRMSLSKYFKAIVTDEDDMESIAHRFLSAAVKLDRKPSKCIVFEDDPRGVTAAHNCTMMAVSLIGAHPAYELEQADLAVARYSELSVINLRRMFAHKGLSFMDMQKQIIERSPPKRKLTVDTIF encoded by the exons ATGGAGTCGTGCAGCTTCCGCACCGCCACCTCTCCTTCGCCGTTCCCCTCGGCTCCGTCGTCCTCCTCGTCCCCTCGCGCGCCTTACCCCAATCTCCGGTTCGCC AGAGCAAGAAATGGGAGGCAGATGCGGATGCGGAGGATGGCGTCGGGGTTTGATGCCTTCCCGCCCCTCCCAGGCAAGGTCTTCGTCGAGGAG ACAATTGGAGCTGAATATGGGGAAGGCTTCGAGACTTTCAGGATGGACGGACCACTCAATATCGATGTG GATTATCTTAACGAAAAATTGCAAGAATGCTTCCTTCAAAGGATAAGGCATGCTATGAAGCCGGATGAAGCATTTGGTTTAATTTTCTCATGGGACAATGTTATT GCTGACACAGACTCACTAAAGTTGGATGCTTGGAGACAGCTTGCTTTGGAGGAAG GGAAGGACATCCCTACTGCTGCTCATATCCAAAAGAGTATTATTCATGGTGCTGCTGACCATGTCCTTAGAAAG GTTTTGTATTGGGCAAAAGAGGATGATCAAATGGAAAGGTTGAAGGCACGACTTATAGAGCTGTACTATGAAAGCCTCTTCAAA CTTGATACCCCAGTAGAAGGATTGAGAGAATGGTTGGATGCAGTTCGGACAGCAGGTATACCCTGTGCTGTGGCATCGTCCCTGGATAGGAGATGCATGGTTGAAGCTTTGGATAGGATGTCGTTAAGCAAATACTTCAAG GCAATTGTGACCGATGAGGATGATATGGAGTCAATAGCACATAGGTTTCTCTCAGCTGCTGTTAAG TTGGATCGGAAGCCCTCGAAGTGCATAGTGTTTGAGGATGACCCAAGAGGCGTTACAGCTGCTCACAACTGCACTATGATGGCAGTTTCCCTGATTGGTGCTCATCCGGC GTACGAGCTGGAACAAGCGGACCTTGCTGTCGCGAGATACAGCGAGCTCTCGGTGATCAACCTCAGAAGGATGTTTGCACACAAGGGGCTAAGCTTCATGGACATGCAGAAGCAGATAATCGAGAGGTCGCCACCCAAGAGGAAGCTGACAGTAGACACCATCTTCTGA